From Paenibacillus thermoaerophilus, the proteins below share one genomic window:
- the rplT gene encoding 50S ribosomal protein L20 encodes MARVKGGVVTRRRHKRVLKLAKGYFGSKHRLFKTAKEQVMKSLLYAFRDRRAKKRDFRKLWIARINAAARNNGLSYSKLMYGLKQSGIEINRKILADLAVNDAKAFSDLANVAKQKLNA; translated from the coding sequence ATGGCAAGAGTCAAGGGCGGGGTTGTCACTCGCCGTCGTCATAAACGCGTACTGAAACTGGCAAAAGGTTATTTCGGTTCCAAGCACCGTCTGTTTAAAACGGCAAAAGAGCAAGTCATGAAATCCTTGCTCTACGCTTTCCGCGACCGTCGCGCCAAAAAACGCGACTTCCGCAAACTGTGGATTGCGCGGATCAACGCCGCAGCCCGCAACAACGGCTTGTCCTACAGCAAGCTGATGTACGGCTTGAAGCAATCCGGCATCGAAATCAACCGCAAAATTCTTGCGGATCTGGCCGTCAACGACGCAAAAGCGTTCAGCGATCTGGCCAATGTAGCGAAACAAAAACTGAACGCTTAA
- the rpmI gene encoding 50S ribosomal protein L35: MPKMKTHSSTKLRFKITGTGKVKRNKAYRNHLLSGKSQSQKRRLRQQPLMHPGDVKRIKHML; this comes from the coding sequence ATGCCGAAAATGAAAACCCACAGCAGCACGAAGCTTCGCTTCAAAATCACCGGCACGGGCAAAGTGAAGCGCAACAAAGCATACCGCAACCACTTGCTCTCCGGCAAAAGCCAAAGCCAAAAACGCCGTCTGCGCCAGCAACCGCTGATGCACCCGGGCGACGTGAAACGCATCAAACATATGCTGTAA